A window from Drosophila subobscura isolate 14011-0131.10 chromosome O, UCBerk_Dsub_1.0, whole genome shotgun sequence encodes these proteins:
- the LOC117897079 gene encoding male-specific protein scotti yields MERFYQLIRLPSLHVDYNNNDINRQPELDQLLDAPHEPPRNMDPVPDPEPEPEPAALMPRKKRSHMTISQPFRIQSEVSDLQRNAWQAIQDVPEEQRRDCYVNYMMENLNSQNYPNGVGLPHRWGQF; encoded by the coding sequence atggaaCGCTTCTATCAGCTGATACGCTTGCCGAGCCTTCATGTTgactacaacaacaacgataTAAATCGGCAGCCAGAGCTGGACCAGCTGCTGGATGCCCCCCACGAGCCGCCCAGGAACATGGACCCCGTGCCCGaccctgagcctgagcctgagcctgctGCGCTCATGCCACGGAAGAAGCGCAGCCACATGACCATCTCCCAGCCATTCCGCATTCAAAGCGAAGTCAGCGATCTGCAGCGCAATGCGTGGCAGGCCATACAGGATGTgccagaggagcagcggcGCGATTGCTACGTCAATTATATGATGGAAAACTTGAACAGTCAGAACTATCCGAATGGTGTGGGTCTGCCACATCGCTGGGGTCAGTTTTGA
- the LOC117898283 gene encoding histone H1-II-like: MKKLQVKGNGKARKEIAKKMSPEMDSESASSEPEGEESEQDAEESLDEPTNGFTFDHVGHPEAPESHLFPTPPPDARPSTAARKTSVISKILNAIEVLDSKTGSSVQAIAKYIKSNGHEVTDERRFGRQVLRSLKACVTNGQVVQIKRSFKLVKNTPKRRKSMEQMKSHQAQEKAKEKAKEKELKKEAKKEGKKEAKMQAKQEAKEAKAAEKAKEKAAKQPSKKKKLTEEKPSPKVAAAAHVTADMTAPITPKMDASAEASSSPSSETAKTKSNTDSKARTKQKKPRKSIGTLAQPMVKSKIKVKDVKQLVAGKGMDMNEFGDDVEAESDMPEAQATSTPQLKGKATRKRK, translated from the exons atgAAAAAGTTACAAGTTAAGGGCAACGGCAAAGCGCGCAAAGAAATTGCCAAGAAAATGTCACCCGAAATGGATTCCGAAAGCGCTTCATCAGAGCCGGAAGGCGAAGAGTCAGAACAAGATGCAGAAGAGTCCCTAGATGAGCCTACGAATGGCTTCACTTTTGACCATGTGGGTCATCCCGAGGCTCCAGAGTCACATCTCTTTCCCACTCCACCGCCCGATGCCAGACCCAGCACGGCAGCACGCAAGACCAGTGTCATCTCGAAGATCCTGAATGCCATCGAAGTGTTGGATAGCAAGACCGGATCATCGGTGCAGGCCATTGCCAAGTACATTAAGAGCAATGGCCATGAAGTGACTGACGAGCGACGCTTTGGTCGGCAAGTGCTGCGATCGCTGAAGGCTTGCGTTACCAACGGGCAGGTGGTTCAGATCAAACGTTCGTTTAAGCTCGTCAAGAACACCCCGAAACGGCGCAAATCCATGGAGCAAATGAAGAGCCATCAAGCGCAGGAAAAGGCCAAAGAAAAGGCTAAAGAAAAGGAGCTGAAGAAGGAGGCCAAGAAAGAGGGCAAAAAGGAGGCCAAAATGCAGGCCAAGCAGGAGGCCAAGGAAGCCAAGGCCGccgaaaaggcaaaggaaaaggcagcTAAACAA CCCagtaaaaagaagaaactgaCGGAGGAGAAACCCTCTCCCAaggttgcggctgctgcacacGTCACTGCCGATATGACAGCCCCAATTACACCCAAGATGGATGCGTCAGCAGAAGCCTCGTCCTCCCCATCATCAGAAACAGCCAAGACCAAGTCCAATACCGACTCCAAAGccagaacaaaacaaaagaaaccaCGAAAATCGATTGGAACTCTGGCCCAACCCATGGTCAAGTCCAAGATAAAAGTCAAGGATGTTAAGCAGCTGGTGGCCGGCAAGGGCATGGATATGAACGAGTTCGGCGATGATGTGGAGGCTGAATCTGATATGCCTGAGGCGCAGGCCACCTCAACACCACAGTTAAAGGGCAAGGCCACGCGAAAGCGCAAGTAG